One genomic window of Syntrophus gentianae includes the following:
- a CDS encoding KH domain-containing protein: MKDLIKYIAQALVDNTEAVEVSEVVGEQTSVIELRVAKEDLGKVIGKQGRTAKAMRTILSAASTKLRKRAVLEIIE, from the coding sequence ATGAAAGATTTGATCAAGTACATTGCTCAAGCGTTGGTAGACAACACCGAAGCAGTCGAAGTTTCCGAGGTGGTCGGTGAACAGACATCCGTGATCGAACTTCGAGTGGCAAAGGAAGACCTGGGTAAGGTGATCGGCAAACAAGGCAGAACCGCAAAGGCAATGAGGACGATCTTGAGTGCGGCATCAACGAAGCTTCGCAAACGGGCCGTGCTGGAGATCATTGAGTAA
- the rimM gene encoding ribosome maturation factor RimM (Essential for efficient processing of 16S rRNA): MKFFEIGEIVKAHGLKGRMKVKSYADAEEDLDSLGEVLIARGNDEPVNHPVRKIDSHLTFFFLELETVNTVEEAQKFVGCRVLIPEDARAQLSADEYYWRDLIGLRVLTEEGSYLGSIESIFATGSNDVYVCSGGEREILLPAISDVIRKIDLEKQEMVVRLLKGL; the protein is encoded by the coding sequence ATGAAGTTCTTTGAAATCGGGGAAATCGTAAAAGCGCATGGTTTGAAGGGCCGGATGAAGGTGAAATCCTATGCCGATGCAGAGGAGGACCTTGACTCCCTCGGTGAGGTCTTGATCGCCAGGGGGAACGACGAACCTGTAAACCATCCGGTAAGAAAAATCGATTCCCATTTGACGTTTTTCTTCCTGGAGCTTGAAACGGTCAATACCGTCGAGGAGGCGCAGAAGTTCGTCGGATGCCGGGTGTTGATCCCGGAGGATGCCCGCGCCCAGCTTTCGGCAGATGAGTATTACTGGCGGGATTTGATCGGCCTGAGAGTTTTGACGGAAGAGGGGAGCTATCTGGGATCCATCGAGAGCATTTTCGCGACGGGCAGCAATGACGTTTACGTCTGCAGCGGCGGGGAGCGGGAGATCCTTCTGCCGGCGATTTCAGATGTCATACGGAAGATCGATCTTGAAAAGCAGGAAATGGTTGTGCGGCTGCTGAAAGGGCTTTAG
- a CDS encoding SPOR domain-containing protein — MATDNVKRFEFRLGKWGLTLFVFGMSLLIFFSFLYGVKVGKDMDAYPEKYSWGIPEKIGGTLGDSVTPKNDKTVIAVREAGKASPPSEKSEYDLSVYDTLSKKSNSLRKPSSENGVTETVPVAPVVPPGQKVAAAPTAPPAPATGKKEERAVPLPRGKVETASQGKTEERIVAKAVPEKVREVKAPAEEKKAERKSEKTIPAEKKNADKIEKIIAADQKVGKGQDKKEIKPEDKGKKPAAQTFVVQVGSYKEKDKAEQVVSKLKSMGYAPRLVPMELPGKGKWYRLTIGGFSSHEKAAEAVTNVAKSTGSKGFIRPEGEAKTTAPSAPKEKK; from the coding sequence ATGGCTACCGATAATGTCAAACGCTTTGAATTCCGATTGGGGAAGTGGGGACTTACCCTCTTTGTCTTCGGCATGTCCCTGCTCATATTTTTTTCTTTCCTCTACGGAGTGAAAGTCGGGAAGGATATGGATGCCTACCCGGAGAAATATTCCTGGGGGATTCCAGAAAAAATTGGGGGAACGCTGGGTGATTCCGTTACGCCGAAGAACGACAAGACTGTCATTGCGGTCCGGGAGGCCGGAAAGGCAAGTCCCCCGAGTGAGAAATCCGAATACGATCTTTCCGTGTACGATACACTGTCGAAAAAGAGCAACAGCCTGAGAAAACCGTCTTCTGAAAATGGGGTCACAGAGACCGTCCCCGTAGCGCCGGTTGTCCCGCCGGGTCAGAAGGTGGCAGCGGCTCCCACGGCTCCACCCGCTCCGGCGACAGGGAAAAAAGAAGAACGGGCCGTACCTCTTCCCCGTGGTAAAGTAGAGACTGCCTCCCAGGGTAAAACAGAGGAGAGAATCGTCGCAAAGGCGGTTCCTGAAAAGGTTCGGGAAGTAAAAGCTCCCGCGGAGGAAAAGAAAGCCGAGCGGAAATCAGAGAAGACCATCCCGGCTGAAAAGAAGAACGCGGATAAAATAGAAAAAATTATTGCGGCTGATCAGAAAGTCGGCAAGGGACAGGACAAAAAGGAGATCAAGCCGGAAGACAAAGGAAAAAAGCCGGCCGCGCAGACCTTTGTGGTCCAGGTCGGATCCTATAAGGAGAAAGACAAAGCCGAACAGGTTGTATCAAAACTGAAATCGATGGGTTATGCGCCCCGGCTGGTGCCGATGGAGCTGCCGGGAAAGGGAAAGTGGTACCGGCTGACGATCGGTGGTTTTTCCAGCCACGAAAAGGCGGCCGAAGCCGTAACGAATGTAGCAAAGAGTACAGGTTCAAAGGGATTTATTCGTCCGGAGGGGGAAGCAAAAACGACCGCGCCTTCCGCTCCCAAGGAAAAGAAATAG
- a CDS encoding RNA methyltransferase: MSGEEKAGHPPPYYLVLLHFPVCNKNGEVVTTAVANMDVHDIARAARTYGVQRYYIVTPLKAQKRLVEKILAHWQEGYGAEFNPSRREAFQRVCVKTSLDEVLTDVAGQSGKRVRLVVTGAGLSENTLTCKALRDLILCEEDAYVLIFGTGWGLSAEVLDRADYRLAAVKGASDYNHLSVRSAVSILLDRLWGR, encoded by the coding sequence TTGAGTGGAGAGGAAAAGGCAGGGCATCCGCCTCCCTATTACCTGGTTCTCCTGCATTTCCCGGTTTGCAATAAAAACGGCGAGGTGGTAACAACCGCCGTCGCCAACATGGATGTGCACGATATAGCGCGGGCCGCCAGGACTTATGGCGTTCAGCGCTATTATATTGTTACGCCGCTGAAAGCGCAGAAAAGATTGGTGGAGAAGATCCTCGCCCACTGGCAGGAAGGATACGGGGCGGAATTCAATCCATCGAGACGGGAAGCCTTTCAGCGGGTCTGCGTGAAGACGAGCCTGGATGAGGTTCTGACGGACGTTGCCGGTCAGTCGGGAAAGCGGGTCCGTCTTGTGGTCACCGGGGCCGGTTTGTCGGAAAACACCCTGACCTGTAAAGCGCTTCGAGATTTGATCCTGTGCGAAGAGGATGCCTACGTTCTGATCTTCGGCACCGGATGGGGGCTCTCAGCTGAAGTCCTGGATCGTGCCGATTACCGTCTTGCGGCGGTGAAGGGGGCTTCAGACTATAATCACCTTTCCGTTCGCTCCGCCGTCTCCATTCTTCTGGACCGGTTATGGGGACGATAA
- the rpsP gene encoding 30S ribosomal protein S16, with the protein MAVKIRLARMGAKKKPFYRIVITDSESPRDGRFLEIVGNYDPGKDPAEVNLQESRLLEWLSKGAKPTLTVSQLLQKKGIKVGA; encoded by the coding sequence ATGGCAGTCAAGATAAGATTAGCGCGTATGGGAGCAAAGAAGAAACCGTTTTACAGAATTGTGATAACTGATTCCGAATCTCCCCGTGATGGAAGGTTCCTGGAGATTGTAGGCAATTACGATCCAGGGAAAGATCCTGCAGAAGTCAATCTTCAGGAAAGCAGGCTGTTGGAATGGCTATCCAAAGGGGCGAAACCGACTTTGACGGTTTCTCAGCTCCTTCAGAAAAAAGGGATTAAAGTTGGGGCGTAA
- the ffh gene encoding signal recognition particle protein, giving the protein MFESLAEKLEGVFKRLKGRGRLDEENVQEALKEIRMALLEADVNFKVVKDFIEDVRVRAIGQDVLESITPGQQIVKIVYDRLVELLGGTSSQLKFGNRFPAPIMLVGLQGCGKTTTSVKLARVLAKSGKRVGLVSADVYRPAAMEQLRVMGEKIGAPVIAADSKQNPVKICVDAVEESKRKGYEVLILDTAGRLHIDAEMMEELKQIKSAVNPSEILFVADAMTGQDAVNVAAKFNEMLGIDGVIMTKMDGDARGGAALSLKAVIGKPLKYVGVGEKIDAMEVFHPERMASRILGMGDILSLVEKAQTVVDEKKARELEQRIRKNEFTLGDFREQLLQIKKMGSLQDIMGMIPGFSKIKSLKQAAPDERELVKIVAIIDSMTIKERNNYLLIDGRRRKRIALGSGTSVQDVNQLLKNYAEIKKMMKRFTSKGGLKALRRGNFRF; this is encoded by the coding sequence ATGTTTGAAAGCTTAGCGGAAAAACTCGAAGGGGTGTTTAAAAGGCTGAAGGGCCGGGGGCGTCTGGATGAGGAAAACGTCCAGGAGGCCCTGAAGGAAATCCGCATGGCCCTTCTGGAGGCGGATGTCAATTTCAAGGTCGTGAAGGACTTTATCGAGGATGTCCGGGTCCGGGCAATCGGGCAGGATGTCCTGGAGAGCATCACGCCCGGCCAGCAGATCGTCAAAATTGTCTATGACCGGCTTGTGGAGCTCCTGGGAGGAACGAGCAGCCAGCTGAAATTCGGGAACCGGTTTCCCGCACCGATCATGCTCGTCGGACTTCAGGGCTGCGGAAAAACGACCACGTCCGTGAAGCTGGCCCGGGTCCTTGCAAAGAGCGGAAAGCGGGTCGGCCTTGTTTCCGCCGACGTTTACCGCCCTGCGGCCATGGAGCAGTTGAGGGTGATGGGAGAGAAGATCGGCGCCCCGGTCATCGCCGCCGACAGCAAGCAGAATCCCGTAAAGATCTGCGTTGATGCCGTTGAAGAATCCAAGCGGAAGGGTTACGAGGTCCTGATCCTGGATACCGCCGGTCGTCTGCACATCGATGCCGAGATGATGGAGGAACTGAAGCAGATCAAAAGCGCGGTGAATCCTTCGGAGATCCTCTTCGTCGCCGATGCCATGACCGGTCAGGATGCGGTCAATGTCGCCGCGAAATTCAATGAGATGCTGGGAATCGACGGCGTCATCATGACCAAGATGGATGGCGATGCCCGCGGCGGGGCGGCCCTGTCGCTCAAGGCGGTCATCGGCAAGCCCCTCAAGTATGTGGGGGTCGGGGAAAAGATCGACGCCATGGAGGTCTTTCATCCGGAGCGCATGGCTTCCCGCATCCTGGGCATGGGCGATATCCTCAGTCTCGTTGAAAAAGCCCAGACGGTGGTCGATGAGAAGAAGGCCCGTGAACTGGAGCAGAGAATCCGGAAGAATGAGTTTACCCTTGGGGACTTTCGGGAGCAGCTGCTGCAGATCAAGAAGATGGGTTCCCTGCAGGACATCATGGGGATGATCCCCGGCTTCAGCAAGATCAAATCCTTGAAGCAGGCTGCGCCGGATGAGAGGGAACTGGTCAAGATCGTAGCCATCATCGATTCCATGACCATCAAGGAACGCAACAATTATCTGTTGATCGACGGGCGGAGAAGAAAGAGGATTGCCCTGGGGAGCGGCACATCCGTGCAGGATGTCAATCAGCTGCTGAAAAACTATGCCGAAATCAAAAAGATGATGAAGCGGTTCACCTCAAAGGGAGGACTGAAAGCTCTGCGCAGGGGCAATTTCCGCTTTTAA
- the trmD gene encoding tRNA (guanosine(37)-N1)-methyltransferase TrmD, with the protein MIRFDILSTFPEMFDSPFSSSLLKKAQEKGLVQICLHNIRDYTEDRHRMTDDAPYGGGGGMLMKVEPVDKTLRSIGADREAIPIVLLTPQGQVFNQAVAEELSRHSRIVLLCGHYEGVDERIRTKLANREISIGDYVLTGGELPAMILVDAVSRLVPGVLGNAESASEDSLSFGLLEYPQYTRPSEYRGWSVPEVLLSGHHKLITEWRRKEALKRTWLRRPDLIEKMELTEEDRKFLREVRQNDPEGGDR; encoded by the coding sequence GTGATCCGATTCGATATTCTTTCCACCTTTCCTGAGATGTTTGATTCCCCCTTCAGCTCCAGCCTTTTGAAGAAGGCGCAGGAGAAGGGACTGGTTCAGATCTGCCTTCACAACATCCGCGACTATACGGAGGATCGCCACCGGATGACGGACGACGCCCCCTATGGCGGCGGCGGTGGAATGTTGATGAAGGTTGAGCCCGTGGATAAGACGCTGCGGTCTATCGGGGCCGATCGGGAAGCGATTCCGATCGTTCTTTTGACGCCGCAGGGGCAGGTCTTTAACCAGGCCGTTGCGGAAGAACTCTCAAGGCACTCCCGGATTGTCCTTCTTTGTGGACATTATGAAGGCGTCGATGAGAGGATTCGGACAAAGCTTGCCAATCGGGAAATCTCCATCGGCGATTACGTCCTGACGGGCGGCGAGCTGCCGGCCATGATTCTGGTCGATGCCGTTTCGCGTCTTGTCCCCGGCGTTCTGGGAAATGCCGAATCGGCGTCCGAAGATTCTCTTTCCTTCGGGTTGCTGGAATACCCTCAATACACCCGGCCAAGTGAATATCGCGGGTGGAGCGTTCCGGAAGTCCTTCTGTCAGGTCATCACAAGTTGATCACGGAGTGGCGCCGGAAAGAGGCGCTGAAACGGACTTGGCTGCGCAGACCGGACCTGATCGAAAAAATGGAGCTGACGGAGGAGGATCGGAAGTTTCTCCGGGAAGTCAGGCAGAACGATCCGGAAGGCGGCGACCGTTGA